One part of the Xylanimonas allomyrinae genome encodes these proteins:
- a CDS encoding FmdB family zinc ribbon protein produces the protein MPTYAYRCAACDHAFDIHQAFTDDALTVCPECGGALRKQYGSVGVTFKGSGFYRTDSRKGSSKSSSSSSSSSSTSSSSSSSSSSKSTAPASGSSSSSSKAASA, from the coding sequence GTGCCCACCTACGCCTATCGGTGCGCCGCCTGCGACCACGCGTTCGACATCCACCAGGCGTTCACCGACGACGCCCTCACCGTGTGCCCCGAGTGCGGCGGTGCGCTGCGCAAGCAGTACGGGAGCGTCGGCGTGACGTTCAAGGGCTCCGGCTTCTACCGGACGGACTCGCGCAAGGGATCCTCGAAGTCGTCGTCGTCGTCGTCGTCGTCGTCCTCGACGTCGTCGTCGTCGTCCTCGTCGTCCTCCTCGAAGAGCACGGCCCCGGCCTCGGGCTCCTCCTCGTCGTCCAGCAAGGCTGCCTCAGCCTGA
- a CDS encoding SAF domain-containing protein, with the protein MSHPEPRPSGTTDRRRLHRAVRRWLWRSRFAVVAVCCGVSATSAVQALRPEPPPMRDVVVPAHRLAAGVEVERTDLEVRPVPASLTPQGALTDPADAVGRVPPVALPSGLPLSADLLAGGAVTALAPGGTVVVPVRLDAATARLLRAGDHADLVSSTALSADDGAADSPYLARRALVLPAAGRTAPDDDDGPAGLLGGAKGTDADPVTLFAVAPDEAPGLSAASGAGAVAAVLVP; encoded by the coding sequence ATGAGCCACCCCGAACCACGCCCGTCCGGAACGACAGACCGCAGGCGCCTGCACCGCGCGGTCCGGCGCTGGCTGTGGCGCTCACGCTTCGCCGTCGTCGCGGTCTGCTGCGGCGTCTCCGCCACGAGCGCGGTGCAGGCGCTGCGACCCGAACCACCACCGATGCGCGACGTCGTCGTGCCCGCCCACCGGCTCGCGGCCGGAGTCGAGGTCGAGCGCACCGACCTCGAGGTCCGCCCCGTCCCCGCCTCGCTCACGCCCCAGGGGGCGCTCACCGACCCGGCGGACGCGGTCGGCCGGGTGCCGCCCGTCGCGCTCCCGTCCGGGCTGCCGTTGTCGGCCGACCTCCTGGCCGGCGGCGCCGTCACCGCGCTCGCCCCCGGCGGGACCGTCGTGGTCCCTGTGCGACTCGATGCGGCGACCGCACGGCTGCTGCGGGCCGGGGACCACGCGGACCTCGTCTCGTCCACGGCACTCTCCGCCGACGACGGCGCAGCAGACTCCCCCTACCTGGCGCGACGCGCGCTCGTGCTCCCCGCGGCCGGGCGCACCGCACCGGACGACGACGACGGCCCGGCAGGGCTGCTCGGGGGCGCGAAGGGCACGGACGCCGACCCGGTGACGCTGTTCGCGGTCGCGCCCGACGAGGCACCGGGGCTGTCGGCGGCATCGGGAGCCGGGGCGGTCGCGGCCGTGCTCGTCCCGTGA
- the mscL gene encoding large conductance mechanosensitive channel protein MscL: MLKGFREFLLRGNVLDLAVGIIIGAAFTGVVNGLMDGVLSPLIALIFGQPDVSDVSIPLTGTTSMPVGLFLQAVLNFLIVATTLYFVVVVPVKRFTERFKSGEEPSPEPAAPSEDVVLLQEIRDLLASSRRD; the protein is encoded by the coding sequence ATGCTCAAGGGTTTCAGGGAGTTCCTGCTGCGCGGTAACGTGCTCGACCTCGCCGTCGGCATCATCATCGGCGCGGCGTTCACCGGCGTCGTCAACGGGCTCATGGACGGGGTTCTGAGCCCGCTCATCGCCCTGATCTTCGGCCAGCCGGACGTGAGCGATGTCTCCATCCCGCTCACCGGCACCACCAGCATGCCCGTTGGTCTGTTCCTCCAGGCGGTGCTGAACTTCCTCATCGTCGCGACCACGCTCTACTTCGTCGTCGTCGTTCCGGTCAAGCGCTTCACCGAGCGCTTCAAGAGCGGCGAGGAGCCCTCGCCCGAGCCCGCTGCCCCGAGCGAGGACGTCGTGCTGCTCCAGGAGATCCGGGACCTGCTCGCGTCATCCCGGCGCGACTGA
- a CDS encoding MFS transporter: MTGVLEVIAPRSLGGPYRWLLASAWTSNIGDGIALAAGPLLVASQTRSAVLVALAALLQRLPWLLFGLWAGAVADRLDRRRVVMVANVLRAVVVASLCAAIVTGAVNIRVVLATMFLYGVAEVFADTTSQTLLPALVPRRHLSVGTHRMQAAFLTCNQLVGPPVGAFLFALGAVFPFVVQVVCALLAVVLVARIASSPAPDGAPGLVVQRGAERTHVRRDIADGVRWVWGHAPVRTLALVILVFNVTWAAAWSVLVLWSRDHLGMSEVGFGLLTTASAVGGLAGTALYSRIERRFSLAAVMRGCLLLEVATHLALALTTAGWLAIVIMVEFGAYAFVWGTVSTTVRQRAVPQRLQGRVGSVYMMCVFGGLVAGQALGGLIAERWGLTAPFWFAFAGAGLTLACIWRPLAHIAHADAAPTPV; this comes from the coding sequence GTGACCGGAGTCCTCGAGGTGATCGCGCCCCGCTCCCTCGGAGGCCCGTACCGGTGGCTCCTGGCGTCCGCGTGGACGAGCAACATCGGCGACGGCATCGCGCTGGCCGCGGGCCCGCTCCTCGTGGCCTCCCAGACCCGCTCGGCCGTGCTCGTGGCCCTCGCGGCGCTGCTGCAGCGCCTGCCGTGGCTGCTGTTCGGGCTGTGGGCGGGGGCGGTCGCGGACCGGCTCGACCGCCGCCGTGTCGTCATGGTCGCCAACGTGCTGCGCGCCGTCGTCGTCGCGTCGCTGTGCGCGGCGATCGTGACCGGGGCGGTGAACATCCGCGTCGTGCTCGCCACGATGTTCCTGTACGGGGTCGCGGAGGTCTTCGCCGACACGACGTCGCAGACGCTGCTGCCGGCGCTGGTGCCGCGTCGTCACCTGTCGGTCGGTACGCACCGCATGCAGGCCGCGTTCCTGACGTGCAACCAGCTCGTGGGGCCGCCCGTGGGTGCGTTCCTGTTCGCGCTGGGCGCGGTGTTCCCGTTCGTGGTGCAGGTGGTGTGCGCACTGCTCGCGGTGGTGCTGGTGGCGCGCATCGCGTCCTCGCCCGCGCCCGACGGCGCCCCGGGCCTCGTGGTGCAGCGCGGCGCGGAGCGTACGCACGTGCGCCGCGACATCGCCGATGGCGTGCGCTGGGTGTGGGGGCATGCGCCGGTGCGGACGCTGGCGCTCGTGATCCTCGTGTTCAACGTCACCTGGGCTGCCGCGTGGTCGGTGCTGGTGCTGTGGTCGCGTGACCACCTGGGGATGAGCGAGGTGGGCTTCGGGCTGCTGACGACGGCGTCGGCCGTGGGCGGGCTGGCCGGCACGGCGCTGTACTCGCGCATCGAGCGACGGTTCTCGCTCGCGGCGGTCATGCGCGGCTGCCTGCTGCTGGAGGTGGCCACGCATCTCGCGCTCGCGCTGACGACGGCGGGGTGGCTCGCGATCGTCATCATGGTGGAGTTCGGTGCGTACGCGTTCGTGTGGGGCACGGTGTCGACCACCGTGCGCCAGCGGGCGGTGCCGCAGCGCCTCCAGGGCCGTGTGGGCTCGGTCTACATGATGTGCGTCTTCGGCGGCCTGGTGGCGGGTCAGGCGCTGGGCGGGCTGATCGCCGAGCGCTGGGGCCTGACGGCCCCGTTCTGGTTCGCGTTCGCCGGCGCCGGCCTGACCCTGGCCTGCATCTGGCGCCCCCTGGCCCACATCGCCCACGCGGACGCGGCCCCGACACCCGTGTAG
- a CDS encoding ABC transporter ATP-binding protein gives MSSLLSARGLGMAYRGAPAAALDGVDLDVAAGESVAVMGASGSGKTTLLHVLAGILRPTSGTVTLQTARGPVGVHALDDAGRSRLRREELGFVFQQGLLLDELSALENVAVARMLSGVPRAQAEAEAAQWLAALGLAGLEQRRLGALSGGQAQRVAIARAQITGARLLFADEPTGALDSRTGAEVLDLLLGAVAQGRTLVVVTHDAGIAARCDRVVELRDGRVVGDRHRAGARA, from the coding sequence ATGAGTTCACTTCTGAGTGCCCGTGGCCTGGGCATGGCCTACCGGGGCGCGCCGGCTGCGGCGCTCGACGGCGTCGACCTCGACGTGGCGGCGGGCGAGTCCGTCGCCGTCATGGGCGCCTCCGGCTCCGGCAAGACGACCCTGCTGCACGTGCTCGCCGGCATCCTGCGCCCGACGTCGGGCACGGTCACCCTCCAGACCGCGCGGGGCCCGGTGGGCGTCCACGCGCTCGACGACGCCGGGCGCTCGCGGCTGCGGCGCGAGGAGCTCGGCTTCGTGTTCCAGCAGGGCCTGCTGCTCGACGAGCTGAGCGCGCTCGAGAACGTGGCGGTCGCCCGCATGCTCAGCGGCGTGCCGCGCGCCCAGGCAGAGGCGGAGGCCGCGCAGTGGCTCGCCGCGCTCGGCCTGGCCGGGCTCGAGCAGCGGCGGCTCGGCGCGCTGTCGGGCGGGCAGGCCCAGCGCGTCGCGATCGCCCGGGCCCAGATCACCGGGGCCCGCCTGCTGTTCGCCGACGAGCCCACGGGCGCCCTCGACTCGCGCACCGGGGCCGAGGTGCTCGACCTGCTGCTGGGCGCCGTCGCGCAGGGGCGCACGCTCGTCGTCGTCACGCACGACGCCGGGATCGCCGCGCGCTGCGACCGCGTCGTCGAGCTGCGCGACGGGCGCGTCGTCGGGGACCGGCACCGTGCGGGAGCGCGGGCATGA
- a CDS encoding permease, with amino-acid sequence MTTLALARLFARRTEGDRLASALPVASFALVTALLLVVLGGARAFFRMPGPEAGTYQVLAVTALTLLVVPLFTLGVAAAKNAARRRDDRLSSLRLLGATTRTVSLLTVLEAAGGALTGAVAGTVLYAALAPLVGLLHFAGRPLGAQVWLPWYWLPAVWAGVALVAAGSAAVGLRGVALTPLGVRTRQRPGRAGWWRAVVAVVVVLLSAVTTAALRELGSRWGFAAILAGVAGAFGCALLALDAVGPWYVRVRARRLHRRAGDVPRLLAARMILEDPKAAWRQVAGASVTTFVGVVAGAGLALVQRDPTSRSEDVLFTDIRTGVFLTLVISFLMVACTVAVNQATATLDRARVHVSLDRLGVPPALLAQASRRSVMSVLWTVVVGSAAVSVVLVFPIVGAAVLMRPLAVGVVVAVFAGGFALVRAGASVAARLVPGILARPERVL; translated from the coding sequence ATGACCACGCTCGCCCTCGCCCGCCTGTTCGCGCGCCGCACCGAGGGCGACCGGCTCGCCTCCGCGCTCCCCGTCGCCTCGTTCGCGCTCGTCACGGCGCTGCTGCTCGTCGTGCTGGGCGGCGCGCGGGCGTTCTTCCGGATGCCGGGGCCTGAGGCGGGCACGTACCAGGTGCTGGCCGTGACCGCGCTGACGCTGCTCGTGGTGCCGCTGTTCACGCTCGGCGTGGCGGCCGCGAAGAACGCGGCCCGGCGCCGCGACGACCGGTTGTCGTCGCTGCGCCTGCTCGGTGCGACGACACGCACCGTCTCGCTGCTGACCGTCCTGGAGGCTGCGGGCGGCGCGCTCACTGGGGCCGTCGCGGGAACCGTGCTCTATGCCGCGCTCGCCCCGCTGGTCGGGCTGCTGCACTTCGCGGGCAGGCCGCTGGGGGCACAGGTGTGGCTGCCCTGGTACTGGCTGCCGGCGGTGTGGGCCGGCGTGGCGCTGGTCGCGGCCGGGTCGGCGGCCGTGGGGCTGCGTGGCGTGGCGCTCACCCCGCTCGGGGTCCGCACGCGGCAGCGGCCGGGCCGGGCCGGCTGGTGGCGGGCGGTCGTGGCGGTCGTCGTCGTGCTGCTGAGCGCGGTGACGACGGCTGCGCTGCGCGAGCTCGGCTCACGGTGGGGGTTCGCCGCGATCCTCGCGGGTGTCGCCGGGGCGTTCGGCTGCGCGCTGCTCGCGCTCGACGCCGTCGGGCCCTGGTACGTGCGGGTGCGTGCGCGCCGCCTGCACCGGCGTGCGGGAGACGTGCCGCGCCTGCTGGCGGCCCGGATGATCCTCGAAGACCCGAAGGCCGCATGGCGGCAGGTCGCCGGGGCCAGCGTGACGACGTTCGTCGGCGTGGTCGCCGGTGCCGGGCTCGCACTGGTCCAGCGCGACCCCACGTCGCGCTCCGAGGACGTGCTGTTCACCGACATCCGCACGGGCGTGTTCCTCACGCTCGTCATCTCGTTCCTCATGGTGGCGTGCACCGTGGCCGTCAACCAGGCGACGGCGACGCTGGACCGGGCGCGCGTGCACGTGTCGCTCGACCGGCTCGGCGTGCCGCCCGCGCTGCTCGCGCAGGCCTCGCGGCGCTCGGTCATGTCGGTGCTGTGGACGGTCGTGGTGGGCTCGGCGGCCGTGTCCGTGGTGCTCGTGTTCCCGATCGTGGGGGCGGCGGTGCTGATGCGCCCGCTCGCGGTGGGTGTCGTCGTCGCGGTGTTCGCGGGCGGGTTCGCCCTGGTGCGCGCCGGGGCGTCGGTCGCGGCACGGCTCGTGCCGGGGATCCTGGCGAGGCCCGAACGGGTGCTGTAG
- a CDS encoding DUF11 domain-containing protein, with translation MGRGGDGVWRGARAAGVAALAAVLALIAAPLPAVGAEALLVGEWGAAVPDVVVVASSVTANWYLSVNVGDDGDQPAAVDNVTATFTVVHGTFDRLPIACRVDGVTPPSGISADGRSLVCNLGTQAEGTALRLATTVVADGVGGEAVELSGSYGGEEVTLDPVPIATPFGLDMAWGDASPNSYQDGTGRVFTFQWTLFHNRRAAAGPQDIDIQIQVDGSVSGDWQALSCGAFTSGPVAGHPWSGGGHEPDRTAPFVRSCTVSVREKTPQSGDAVVVMHLSGIDYSQVTRPTKDSRGKLLPAGTAAVASGEIVLRQVTTAATGNVAITASAPEYTAQDQNHTLVKDDPKNNAASVLWTSGTISGWWTPSVSGSNAGALTNTYTAPIGARVSQRVGFAYRSAPASAASDRTGGLCSILDPKYVTFESASLTLDSGEAVGSVATATIEYYVGSDPQMDPRSAAYNPDAWRGCGAANGWTSQVPADRSSVKAVRAVYQINERVRADRVGLDVVSVIKPGTPVGQDVWMWATYANATTTTLAAADWRYYTRVGGSDLGTPLPTPGLRYPWVSHMRDVLRVVATRPVVTETVDQAAALPGATVRYSLTYEARGNADAIRVANGFELVETLPPGVMYVPGSATATPKVTVAGGRQVLTWVFDGLAVNRPEQLSFDVTLPAGATPGAVVTDSVRATVDGTTANSSAPVWIMDMGVTRLSKTSGSPVIANPDGTGTGTGTWQVAVSSADPVPQSFTDVIDVLPYVGDGRRTQFTGSYEITAVDADPGSTVYYTQADPSLISADPAGASNGSAGSVTGNTVGWTTDPTPHPTAIRVIGGSLAPQGIRSFQVEYRTQGMSANDVLENAATARAGRTRLAMRASAVVTVAPFSSAVVRKSVLSPGADPDDDASWLDADDAAGYPVYAVGEPVPYRVCVTNTGQGVLHDVVVSDDLHPDLGGFGVAALAVGQSECRRYDVVYDDSAPGVVVDTASAQAVKAGDDPLDPGGPVLVAGDAAGVRLLNQGFTVTKSPDVGNGTTVQGEQAVRYTITLRNGGGTEATVDLTDHLADVLDDAAIVPGSLQTGPGADVPIAARLDEDAQVIRVAGYLPAGATATVSYTVQVAHDGPQSAVLRNVVTATGERAPDACPAGDARCTENPVERPLVVPDELYLQLPLTGGPGRTGGVPPAVGIALVTLAGVAVGVFRRRRA, from the coding sequence ATGGGCCGGGGCGGTGACGGCGTGTGGCGTGGTGCCCGCGCTGCCGGGGTGGCGGCGCTCGCAGCAGTGCTCGCGCTGATCGCGGCACCCCTGCCGGCGGTGGGTGCCGAGGCGCTCCTGGTGGGGGAGTGGGGCGCCGCGGTGCCGGACGTCGTCGTGGTCGCCAGCTCGGTGACCGCGAACTGGTACCTGAGCGTCAACGTCGGCGACGACGGGGACCAGCCCGCGGCGGTCGACAACGTCACCGCGACGTTCACGGTGGTCCACGGCACGTTCGACAGGCTCCCGATCGCGTGCCGGGTCGATGGCGTGACGCCGCCGTCAGGTATCTCCGCCGACGGGCGAAGCCTCGTCTGCAACCTGGGGACGCAGGCCGAGGGCACCGCGCTGCGGCTGGCGACCACGGTCGTGGCCGACGGCGTCGGCGGCGAGGCCGTCGAGCTGTCGGGGAGCTACGGCGGCGAGGAGGTCACGCTCGACCCGGTTCCCATCGCGACCCCGTTCGGCCTCGACATGGCCTGGGGAGACGCGTCACCCAACTCCTACCAGGACGGCACCGGGCGCGTGTTCACGTTCCAGTGGACGTTGTTCCACAACCGGCGTGCGGCCGCCGGTCCGCAGGACATCGACATCCAGATCCAGGTCGACGGCTCCGTCAGCGGGGACTGGCAGGCGCTGTCGTGCGGGGCGTTCACGTCGGGGCCCGTCGCCGGACACCCCTGGTCGGGCGGCGGGCACGAACCGGACCGCACCGCGCCGTTCGTCAGGTCGTGCACGGTGAGCGTGCGCGAGAAGACGCCCCAGTCCGGTGACGCCGTCGTCGTGATGCACCTGTCGGGCATCGACTACTCCCAGGTCACGCGACCCACGAAGGACTCCCGGGGCAAGCTGCTGCCCGCGGGGACCGCCGCGGTGGCGTCCGGGGAGATCGTCCTGCGACAGGTCACGACGGCAGCCACGGGCAACGTGGCGATCACCGCGAGCGCTCCGGAGTACACCGCGCAGGATCAGAACCACACCCTCGTCAAGGACGACCCGAAGAACAACGCGGCGTCGGTGCTGTGGACGTCGGGGACGATCTCGGGCTGGTGGACCCCCTCGGTCAGCGGGTCGAACGCCGGTGCCCTCACCAACACGTACACCGCCCCGATCGGCGCCCGGGTCTCCCAGCGGGTCGGGTTCGCCTACCGGTCCGCCCCTGCCTCGGCGGCCTCCGACCGCACGGGTGGCCTGTGCAGCATCCTCGACCCGAAGTACGTGACGTTCGAGTCGGCGAGCCTCACGCTCGACTCCGGTGAGGCGGTCGGCAGCGTCGCGACCGCCACCATCGAGTACTACGTCGGGTCCGACCCCCAGATGGACCCGCGCAGCGCCGCCTACAACCCCGACGCGTGGCGCGGGTGCGGAGCCGCGAACGGCTGGACCTCCCAGGTTCCGGCCGACCGGAGCTCGGTCAAGGCCGTCCGCGCCGTCTACCAGATCAACGAACGCGTCCGCGCCGACCGGGTCGGCCTCGACGTCGTCTCCGTCATCAAGCCTGGCACCCCGGTCGGCCAGGACGTCTGGATGTGGGCCACGTACGCCAACGCCACGACGACCACGCTGGCCGCGGCCGACTGGCGGTACTACACCCGGGTGGGCGGGAGCGACCTGGGAACGCCTCTGCCCACGCCAGGGCTGCGCTACCCGTGGGTCAGCCACATGCGCGACGTGCTGCGCGTCGTGGCCACCCGGCCCGTCGTCACCGAGACCGTGGACCAGGCCGCCGCGCTGCCCGGGGCGACGGTCCGGTACTCGCTGACCTACGAGGCGCGCGGCAACGCGGACGCCATCCGCGTCGCGAACGGCTTCGAGCTCGTCGAGACGCTGCCACCCGGGGTCATGTACGTCCCCGGATCGGCGACGGCCACGCCGAAGGTCACGGTGGCGGGCGGCCGCCAGGTGCTCACCTGGGTGTTCGACGGGCTCGCGGTCAACCGCCCCGAACAGCTCTCCTTCGACGTGACGCTGCCCGCGGGCGCCACACCGGGCGCGGTCGTCACCGACTCCGTCCGGGCCACCGTGGACGGCACGACGGCGAACAGCTCGGCACCCGTGTGGATCATGGACATGGGCGTGACCCGGCTGTCGAAGACCTCCGGCTCGCCGGTGATCGCGAACCCGGACGGCACGGGCACGGGAACGGGCACCTGGCAGGTGGCGGTGTCCTCGGCCGACCCGGTGCCGCAATCCTTCACCGACGTCATCGACGTGCTGCCCTATGTGGGCGACGGGCGGAGGACGCAGTTCACGGGCTCCTACGAGATCACGGCAGTCGACGCGGACCCCGGCTCGACGGTGTACTACACGCAGGCGGACCCGTCGCTCATCTCGGCCGACCCGGCCGGCGCGAGCAACGGCTCCGCAGGATCGGTCACCGGGAACACGGTGGGCTGGACGACCGACCCGACCCCGCACCCGACCGCGATCCGCGTGATCGGCGGCAGCCTCGCCCCGCAGGGGATCCGGAGCTTCCAGGTCGAGTACCGGACGCAGGGGATGAGCGCCAACGACGTGCTGGAGAATGCGGCGACGGCACGCGCGGGGAGGACCCGCCTCGCCATGCGCGCGTCGGCGGTGGTCACGGTGGCGCCGTTCTCCTCGGCGGTGGTCCGCAAGTCGGTGCTCAGCCCCGGCGCCGACCCCGACGACGACGCGTCGTGGCTCGACGCGGACGACGCCGCCGGCTACCCGGTGTACGCCGTCGGCGAGCCGGTGCCGTACCGCGTGTGCGTCACCAACACGGGCCAGGGCGTGCTGCACGACGTCGTCGTGTCCGACGACCTGCACCCCGATCTGGGCGGGTTCGGCGTGGCGGCGCTCGCCGTCGGGCAGAGCGAGTGCCGCCGGTACGACGTCGTCTACGACGACTCGGCCCCCGGCGTCGTCGTCGACACCGCGAGCGCGCAGGCCGTCAAGGCCGGCGACGACCCGCTCGACCCGGGCGGCCCGGTGCTCGTCGCCGGCGACGCCGCCGGCGTGCGGCTGCTGAACCAGGGCTTCACCGTGACCAAGTCGCCCGACGTCGGCAACGGCACCACCGTGCAGGGCGAGCAGGCCGTGCGGTACACGATCACGCTCCGCAACGGCGGGGGGACCGAGGCGACCGTCGACCTCACCGACCACCTCGCGGACGTGCTCGACGACGCCGCGATCGTGCCCGGGTCGCTCCAGACGGGACCGGGCGCCGACGTCCCGATCGCCGCGAGGCTCGACGAGGACGCGCAGGTCATCCGGGTTGCCGGCTACCTGCCCGCCGGGGCGACGGCGACCGTCAGCTACACCGTGCAGGTTGCGCACGACGGGCCGCAGTCGGCCGTGCTGCGCAACGTGGTGACCGCCACGGGCGAACGGGCACCCGACGCGTGCCCGGCCGGCGACGCGCGGTGCACCGAGAACCCGGTGGAACGGCCTCTGGTCGTGCCGGACGAGCTGTACCTCCAGCTCCCGCTCACAGGCGGGCCAGGAAGGACGGGCGGCGTACCGCCGGCCGTCGGGATCGCGCTGGTGACGCTGGCCGGGGTGGCCGTCGGCGTCTTCCGGCGCCGCAGGGCCTGA
- a CDS encoding helix-turn-helix transcriptional regulator, with the protein MFLRRALAQEALGLTHAADADFSRAAHLAAELGAVTPSLGVSLGAVGALHARLRAAEPEFARTLAASLPPDSSRPAPRPLAFDPPCLTKRETLLAGWLGTERTLTEIASALHVSPHTIKSQSRSLYRKLGVGTRTEAVAALDRTGLFPAPADAA; encoded by the coding sequence GTGTTCCTGCGCCGCGCCCTCGCTCAGGAGGCCCTGGGGCTGACGCACGCCGCCGACGCCGACTTCTCGCGCGCCGCCCACCTGGCCGCCGAGCTGGGGGCGGTCACGCCGTCGCTGGGCGTCAGCCTGGGGGCGGTCGGCGCGTTGCACGCGCGCCTGCGCGCCGCCGAGCCGGAGTTCGCGCGCACGCTCGCCGCGTCGCTGCCGCCCGACTCGAGCCGCCCGGCGCCCCGCCCCCTGGCGTTCGACCCGCCGTGCCTGACCAAGCGGGAGACGTTGCTCGCCGGGTGGCTGGGGACGGAGCGGACGCTGACCGAGATCGCGTCGGCGCTCCACGTCTCGCCGCACACGATCAAGAGCCAGTCGCGGTCGCTGTACCGCAAGCTCGGGGTCGGTACGCGGACGGAGGCGGTGGCGGCGCTCGATCGGACGGGGTTGTTCCCCGCCCCGGCGGATGCCGCGTGA
- a CDS encoding ROK family protein, with amino-acid sequence MSTLVDRLVAGGLLSELAPVSAQRAGRPAVPLIPAARSVVGIGLEVNVGYLGASVMDLTGDIVDERVVPGAFHDSNPAVVLPRVGALARELVEACLADGMRVAGARLALPGLVDSRAGLLQVAPNLGWSSVQPIPLLDLDDLHVEVANEAKLAGLAELIGDVASSFLYVSADVGIGAAVVVDRRLFLGERGWNGEIGHVVVDPAGPRCGCGALGCLEQYAGKEAVMRAAGLSPDAPLETLVHALHARSASAEAAVRRAALALGSALADFVNLVDVCTIVLGGAYTTLLPWLHEPVAGVLADRVLSAPFAPVEVRGAVAGPYAAMAGGAHEVLRDVLAAPADWV; translated from the coding sequence GTGTCGACACTCGTGGATCGGCTGGTCGCGGGCGGTCTGCTCTCCGAGCTGGCGCCGGTTTCAGCACAGCGGGCCGGGCGGCCCGCCGTGCCGCTCATCCCCGCAGCGCGGTCCGTCGTCGGCATCGGCCTCGAGGTCAACGTGGGCTACCTCGGCGCGAGCGTGATGGACCTCACAGGCGACATCGTCGACGAGAGAGTCGTCCCCGGAGCATTCCACGACAGCAACCCCGCCGTGGTGCTCCCGCGCGTCGGCGCGCTCGCGCGCGAGCTCGTCGAGGCGTGCCTCGCCGACGGCATGCGCGTCGCCGGCGCCCGCCTCGCCCTGCCCGGGCTCGTCGACTCGCGGGCCGGGCTCCTCCAGGTCGCCCCCAACCTCGGATGGTCCTCCGTCCAACCCATCCCGCTGCTCGACCTCGACGACCTGCACGTCGAGGTCGCCAACGAGGCCAAGCTCGCCGGACTCGCCGAGCTCATCGGCGACGTCGCCTCCTCGTTCCTCTACGTCTCCGCCGACGTCGGCATCGGCGCCGCCGTCGTCGTCGACCGACGGCTCTTCCTCGGCGAGCGCGGGTGGAACGGCGAGATCGGGCACGTCGTCGTCGACCCCGCCGGGCCGCGCTGCGGGTGCGGGGCCCTCGGGTGCCTCGAGCAGTACGCCGGCAAGGAAGCCGTCATGCGAGCCGCCGGGCTCAGCCCCGACGCGCCGCTCGAGACCCTCGTCCACGCGCTGCACGCGCGCTCGGCGAGCGCCGAGGCGGCAGTGCGGCGGGCAGCGCTCGCGCTCGGCTCGGCGCTCGCCGACTTCGTGAACCTCGTCGACGTGTGCACCATCGTGCTCGGCGGCGCGTACACGACGTTGCTGCCGTGGCTGCACGAGCCCGTGGCCGGGGTGCTGGCCGACCGGGTGCTGTCGGCCCCCTTCGCGCCCGTCGAGGTACGCGGGGCCGTGGCCGGGCCGTACGCCGCGATGGCGGGCGGCGCGCACGAGGTGCTGCGCGACGTGCTGGCCGCACCGGCCGACTGGGTGTGA